In Streptomyces erythrochromogenes, the DNA window TGCAGGGCCCGGGCGGCAACCCGTCCCCGCCTTCGCCACGGGGTCCGGACTCCCGGCGAAAGGCATGGACGGGTGCCGACCCACCACCCCCGCCAACCCGATCCCTGATCCCGATCCCGGGGAGGTTCCATGTCGGAGCGCGCCGTCGCATGGCTGCGGGAGCTCGGTGCGCAGGACGTCGCCCACCCCGGCGGGACGCTCCTGCTGCACCTGGAGCGCGTACGGGGGCTGCTCGCGTCGTGGGGTGCGCGGCCGGCCCTGCAACGGGCGGGCCTGTGCCACGCGTTCTACGGCACCGACGGATTTCCCACCGCTCTGCTGCCACTCGCCCGCCGCGCGGAGCTGGCCGAGGTGATCGGTGAGGAGGCCGAGTCGCTCGTGTACCTCTACGCCGCCTGCGACCGGGCTGCGTCGTATCCGACGCTCGACCGTGCGGAGGCGGTCTTCCGGGACCGGTTCACGGGCCGGGTCCACTCCCCCTCGGAGCGGCCGCGGCGGGATCTGGCCGAGCTGACGGCCGCCAACGAACTCGACCTGGCGTGGATCGATCCCGCCTTCCGGGAGGCGTGGGGCGGCGAACTCCTCTCGTTGTTCGGCCGGTTGCGGGATCTGCTCAGTGAGCCGGCCCGGCGGGAGTGCCGGGCCGTGCTCGGCGACGGGTAGGAATCAGCGGTCGGGAGCGGTGTACGTCGGTGCCGCGGCCGCCCGGCCGGTGAGGGTGATCTCCGCGGCGCTGGTCCAGGGTCCGCGGCCGCCGGCCTCGGTCAGGGCCCTGAGGCGGAGGTAGCGGCCGGTCTTCGGGGACAGGGCCGTGGTCTTGGCGGCGGCGGTGTCCGCGAAGGTACCGCTCGCCACCGGCGCGCCCCAGTCCGCGGCGGTGTCGCGGACATGGACCTCGTAGCCGCCGATCCTGCCGTTGACGCCGCCGTCCTGGCGGGGGAGGTAGCCGAGGCCGTCGATCGTGTACCGGGCGCCGAGGTCGATCTGGATCTCGTGCGGGAGCGCCGCGGGCGTGCCGGAGGACCAGGCGGTGTGCCACATCGTGGCGGGGTTGCCGTCGAAGGCGCCGACGGCAGCGCCGTTCTCGGCGGCGGTCTCCTGGCTGTCGGCGCGGACCAGGGACCAGCCCGCACTGTCGATCGGGGCGGAGGAGGCGGGCAGGGGCTCGGCGGCAGGGACGGTGGTGCCGGCGGCCGAGAGGGTGAACGCGCCCGCCTTGGTACCGGTCTTGACCCAGAGGATCCCCGCGCGGTCCGCCGGGTCGAAGAACCAGCCGGACGCCGCGGAGTCGTAGGCGGCCTTGGAGGCCAGGCGCGGCACGGCGGCTCCGTCCACCGCGAGGGAGGTGGGGGCGGAGGCCACGTGGAGGGTGAACTCGTAGCCTCGGGAGGCCGGTTTGCCGGCGTAGCTGCCGGTGGGGGCGCCGACGGAGACGGTGACCGTGCCGGTGCCGGCCGTCGGCGCGGTGACGTCGACCTGCTGGCGGGCGTAGGCGCCCGACTCGTGGGCGCGGGTGCGGCCGTCGTCCTCGTAGAGGCTGAAGGAGGAGGCGCCGCGCGGGTGGATGTCGTAGGTGAGGGTGGAGACGGGCTTCTCCCCCGTGTGGTTCATCTGCGGCCACATCGGCACGATGCCTCCGCCCTTGACCAACAGCGGGAGGGTGTCGAGGGGCGCCTGGTACCCGTCGAGCCGGCCGGGGCCCGCGTACGTGCGGCCCGTCCAGTAGTCCGTCCAGGTGCCGGCCGGCAGGTGGATGCCGTCCCGGACCGTGGTGTCGGAGACGACGGGCGCGACGAGGAGGGAATCGCCCGCCATGAACTGGCCGCTGGTGGCGTTGCCGCGGGCCACCGGGTCGTCGGGGTACTCCAGGACCATGGCGCGGGTGCTGGGGACGCCCGTCTCGTGGGCGACGCGGCTCATCGTGTAGAGGTAGGGCATCAGCCGCATCTTCAGCTGGAGGTACTTGCGGTTGACGGAGAGGTACGGCTCGGCGAACCGCCACGGCTGCTTGTCGTGGTAGCCGGCGGAGGGGTTGACCGCGCCCCAGCCCGACATGGTCATGAAGGCGGGGGTGAAGGCCTTCCACTGGAGGTCGCGGGTGTACGTCTTGGGGCTGCCGCCGAAGATCCCGTCGACGTCACCGGCGGCGTAGTTGAGGCCGGAGAGGCCCGCGCCGGTGATGGCGGGGACGTGCCAGCGCATGTCGTCCCAGGTGCCGTAGGTGTCGCCGGTCCAGACGACGGCGTTGCGCTGGGTGCCCGACCAGCCGTCGACGGTCCACACGAAGCGGCGGGCGTCGGAGTTCTTCTCGATCCCTTCGACGGCCTGCCGCACCCCGTCGAAGGCGTACTTGTAGCCGCTGCCGATCCACGCCACGTCGGTCTTCACGCCCCGGCTGCCGGCGGTGCCCACCTCGTCGGCGATGGAACCGAGGCCGGTCGAGGTCCACAGGCCGGTCTGGAAGCCCTTGGCCCGCAGGGCGTCGACGGTCGATTTCAGGGGTGCGGTGTAGCCGCAGCCGTAGCCGTCGTTGGGGAGGAACCAGCCCGAGGGCATGTCGGCGGCGCGGGCGTCGGCCGCGTAGCCGACGACATCGGGCGTGGTCTGGTGGCGGGGACGGCCGTGGTCGCCCTGGTAGTCGGGGTTGGAGGCGTTGAAGCAGTCGGCGTTGCCGAGCTCGAAGCCCCACATC includes these proteins:
- a CDS encoding DUF6817 domain-containing protein: MSERAVAWLRELGAQDVAHPGGTLLLHLERVRGLLASWGARPALQRAGLCHAFYGTDGFPTALLPLARRAELAEVIGEEAESLVYLYAACDRAASYPTLDRAEAVFRDRFTGRVHSPSERPRRDLAELTAANELDLAWIDPAFREAWGGELLSLFGRLRDLLSEPARRECRAVLGDG
- a CDS encoding TIM-barrel domain-containing protein, whose translation is MRLPSIRRSRRAPLSGRPRAPRRRRLRAPGAALLAAALTVVGLAAAGPLVAPATAAPSGATATAGDVTGFTRSGNTFTVTASSGAKARVVVARADIFRLWLSPDGTFTDDPAGSDLAVTTDFGSVAATGTDAGAYYRISTGSLSIRVYKSPLRFSVYRAGDTTPVWQETRPTSWTGSRTTQYLARGADEQFYGTGLRLGEWALRGKTVPIAVDNKWRENDNASPAPFYMSTNGYGVMRNTWAPGSYGFNAPTTLAHDEKRFDAWYFTGDTLKSVLDAYTDVSGKPFMAPMWGFELGNADCFNASNPDYQGDHGRPRHQTTPDVVGYAADARAADMPSGWFLPNDGYGCGYTAPLKSTVDALRAKGFQTGLWTSTGLGSIADEVGTAGSRGVKTDVAWIGSGYKYAFDGVRQAVEGIEKNSDARRFVWTVDGWSGTQRNAVVWTGDTYGTWDDMRWHVPAITGAGLSGLNYAAGDVDGIFGGSPKTYTRDLQWKAFTPAFMTMSGWGAVNPSAGYHDKQPWRFAEPYLSVNRKYLQLKMRLMPYLYTMSRVAHETGVPSTRAMVLEYPDDPVARGNATSGQFMAGDSLLVAPVVSDTTVRDGIHLPAGTWTDYWTGRTYAGPGRLDGYQAPLDTLPLLVKGGGIVPMWPQMNHTGEKPVSTLTYDIHPRGASSFSLYEDDGRTRAHESGAYARQQVDVTAPTAGTGTVTVSVGAPTGSYAGKPASRGYEFTLHVASAPTSLAVDGAAVPRLASKAAYDSAASGWFFDPADRAGILWVKTGTKAGAFTLSAAGTTVPAAEPLPASSAPIDSAGWSLVRADSQETAAENGAAVGAFDGNPATMWHTAWSSGTPAALPHEIQIDLGARYTIDGLGYLPRQDGGVNGRIGGYEVHVRDTAADWGAPVASGTFADTAAAKTTALSPKTGRYLRLRALTEAGGRGPWTSAAEITLTGRAAAAPTYTAPDR